One Urocitellus parryii isolate mUroPar1 chromosome 9, mUroPar1.hap1, whole genome shotgun sequence DNA segment encodes these proteins:
- the LOC113180401 gene encoding mastin-like — MLWLLLLVLPCLGGSTPLTPDPRPGLELVGIVGGCPVSTRRFPWQVSLRFYNMGRRLWEHVCGGSLIHPQWVLTAAHCVKPGELEACAFRVQVGQLRLYEDDQLAKVAEIVRHPKYNESLSVSGGGDIALLRLEVPMALSERVHPVILPAASLRVSSRKRCWVTGWGNIKDYTPLPEPYHLQEVEVPIVGSQECDRKYQNMSFPDISERVIKEDMLCAGSRGRDSCEGDSGGPLVCLWNCTWIQVGVVSWGHSCGHADLPGVYTRVMSYVSWIHHHVPQFPGC, encoded by the exons AtgctgtggctgctgctcctGGTTCTCCCCTGCCTGGGGGGCTCCACTCCCCTGACCCCTG ACCCCCGCCCAGGACTGGAGCTGGTGGGCATCGTCGGGGGCTGCCCTGTCTCAACCAGGAGGTTCCCGTGGCAGGTCAGCTTGAGGTTCTACAACATGGGTAGGAGACTGTGGGAGCATGTCTGCGGAGGCTCCCTCATCCACCCTCAGTGGGTGCTGACAGCTGCCCACTGTGTTAAGCC GGGGGAGCTGGAGGCTTGTGCTTTCAGGGTGCAGGTGGGGCAGCTGAGGCTCTATGAAGATGACCAGCTGGCAAAGGTGGCTGAGATTGTCCGCCACCCCAAGTACAATGAGAGCCTGTCTGTCAGTGGAGGTGGGGACATCGCCCTGCTGCGGCTGGAGGTCCCCATGGCTCTGTCTGAGCGGGTGCACCCCGTCATCCTCCCAGCTGCCTCCCTGAGGGTCTCCTCGAGGAAGCGATGCTGGGTGACTGGCTGGGGCAACATCAAGGACTACA CACCACTGCCTGAGCCCTACCACCTGCAGGAGGTGGAGGTCCCCATAGTGGGGAGCCAGGAATGTGACCGGAAGTACCAGAACATGTCCTTCCCAGACATCTCTGAGAGGGTCATCAAGGAGGACATGCTGTGTGCAGGCAGCAGGGGCCGGGACTCCTGCGAG GGTGACTCTGGAGGACCCCTCGTCTGCTTGTGGAACTGCACTTGGATCCAGGTTGGGGTGGTGAGCTGGGGCCATAGCTGTGGTCATGCCGACCTACCTGGGGTTTACACCCGCGTGATGAGCTACGTGTCCTGGATCCATCACCATGTCCCCCAGTTTCCTGGATGCTAG